In Caulobacter sp. X, the sequence GGCCCTTGGGGGCTTCCGTCGTCTCGGTCGTGCCGTGATGTTCCGTCGCCATGGGCGAAGGCGCCTCTCAGCTATTGCGCTTGGAGCGGACCGTGATCCGGCCCGCTCCAGGAAGCGCGAGAAAACAGAAACTGGGGCGCGTCGCTTCCGATGAAGCGCCGCGCCCCAGGGATCGGATTACGAGAACAGGATCAGGAAGGCGATGACCAGGGCGAAGATGCCCAGGGCTTCCGTCAGAGCCATGCCCAGGAACAGCATCGGGCGCTCTTGAGCGGCGGCCGTCGGGTTGCGCAGGGCGCCTTGGAAGTAGTTGCCGAACATCACGCCCAGGCCCACGCCCGCGCCGATCATGCCGAGCATGGCCAGACCAGCGCCGATGTACTTAGCAGCAGCAGCGTCCATGATTGAGACTCCTTGAGAAGGGTATTGGTTGAAAGACTAAAGGTTGATCAGTGGCTGTCGAGGTGCACGACGTCGTTGAGATAGACGCAGGTGAGCACCGCGAACACGAAGGCCTGGAGGAAGGCCACCATGAACTCGAGGGCCGTCAGGGCGACGACCGAGGTCAGGGCCAGGGCGGAACCCGCCCAGCCCAGCACGCCGAGACCGCCCAGGGCGATCACGAAGCCGGCGAAGATCTTCAGCACCACGTGGCCGCCCAGCATGTTGCCGAACAGACGAAGGCCGAGCGTGATCGGACGGATCAGGAACGACAGGATCTCGATCGGCACCAGCAGGAAGTACAGCGGCCACGGCACGCCCGACGGGGCGAACAGCTTGAAGAACTTCAGGCCGTTCTTGGCGAAGCCGACGGCGACGACGGTCAGGATGACCATCAAGCCCAGCGTCAGGGTCACGGCCAGCTGCGAGGTCGAGGTGAACACCAGGAACATGCCCTGCATGTTCATGAACAGCACGAACGAGAACAGCGTGAACACGAAGGGCAGGAACTTCTTGCCGTCGTGGCCGATGATGGATTCCGCCAGCCCGTCGACCAGGCCGTAGAGCATCTCGCCCACCGCCTGCAGGCGGCCGGGCACCACGGCCTTGCGGGCCGCCAGGCTGTAGAAGCCGATGATCAGCAGGGCGGCCGACATCATCGCGGCCACGGAGTTGGTGATCGAAAGATCGATGGCGCCCAGGCCCGGAACGGTCACGGTGGGCAGTTCCACGATCTTCTGGATCTGGAACTGGTGCATCGGATCGGCCATCGGCCCTAGTCTCTCTTCTGCTTGGGGACGGTAGGCCCGTCTCCCGTGTCTCCGTCGGCCTTCCCCGGAACCGGAGACGGGGCCGACGCCTGCGCGCTCAGTTTCATCGCCTTGCGGACGATGGAGAAAATCGCGATCCCCAGGCCGATCAGCAGACCGCCGACCATGCCCCAGGGGCTCGTGTGGACGTAGTGGTCGAGCAGCCAGCCGAAGCCGAGACCCACCAAAACGCCCCCGATCAGATCCGCCAGCAGGCGGTAACCGTCCTGCTGGGCCTTTTCGGACGCGGCTTTCACCGGCTTTTCCGCCGCCTTCCGCGCCTCAAATGCGGCGAGCCGAGCGTCGAGGCTCTGCGGAGCCCTCTCGTTCGGTTCGTCGGCCTTGGGCATGGGAAGCGGCAGGTCCGAAAGCGCCGAGGACGCGCCATAAAAAAGCGCTTTTCCGGCCGGCTTGATCGGCGCGGAACCTATAGACCTCGCTGCGGTGCGTCAAGGTGACCGCGTCGTAAGGCAAGTGGCCGGAATATTTGAGCTTTTCGCCTTCCCCTCCGTCAGGCGGGCAAAACCGACCCCAATCTTCCGGCGGGGAGGGCGAGGCGGGGTCTTTCGGATCGGGAACGACTCCCTATCTATCGGGCGTTCTTTCGCCGCCGCTCCCCCTAGGCACGGAGCGTCGAGCCTCGATGACGCATTGATTTTTTCGTCGATCTGGGCTTTAGAGCCGCCGCCTCCAAACAATACGAAGATTCATGTCGCACCTGAAGAACACCGGATTCGCCGATCGCCTCGCCGCGCAACAGGAAGCCAAGAAGGCCATGCTGGCCAAGTTCAAGGCCAAGCCTACGGTCCAGGATCCGGATTTCGATAAGCGCGAAGAGCTTCGCGCCGCCGAACTCGAAGCCGTCCGCGCCGCCCGCGCCGAAGCCAAGGAAAAGGCCCGCCTCGAAGCCCTGGCTCGCCAGGAAGAGCTGATGGCCGCCAAGCGCGCCGAGCGCAAGGAGCGCAAGGCCCTCGAAGCCGCCGAGATGCGCGTCCGCAAGGAAGAGAAGGCCAAGGAGCGCGACGAACTGCGCGCCTTGGG encodes:
- a CDS encoding AtpZ/AtpI family protein, which codes for MPKADEPNERAPQSLDARLAAFEARKAAEKPVKAASEKAQQDGYRLLADLIGGVLVGLGFGWLLDHYVHTSPWGMVGGLLIGLGIAIFSIVRKAMKLSAQASAPSPVPGKADGDTGDGPTVPKQKRD
- a CDS encoding DUF6481 family protein, whose translation is MSHLKNTGFADRLAAQQEAKKAMLAKFKAKPTVQDPDFDKREELRAAELEAVRAARAEAKEKARLEALARQEELMAAKRAERKERKALEAAEMRVRKEEKAKERDELRALGKSTNSKQSRAHQWAHLLG
- a CDS encoding F0F1 ATP synthase subunit A, which encodes MADPMHQFQIQKIVELPTVTVPGLGAIDLSITNSVAAMMSAALLIIGFYSLAARKAVVPGRLQAVGEMLYGLVDGLAESIIGHDGKKFLPFVFTLFSFVLFMNMQGMFLVFTSTSQLAVTLTLGLMVILTVVAVGFAKNGLKFFKLFAPSGVPWPLYFLLVPIEILSFLIRPITLGLRLFGNMLGGHVVLKIFAGFVIALGGLGVLGWAGSALALTSVVALTALEFMVAFLQAFVFAVLTCVYLNDVVHLDSH
- a CDS encoding F0F1 ATP synthase subunit C, whose amino-acid sequence is MDAAAAKYIGAGLAMLGMIGAGVGLGVMFGNYFQGALRNPTAAAQERPMLFLGMALTEALGIFALVIAFLILFS